In a genomic window of Erinaceus europaeus chromosome 12, mEriEur2.1, whole genome shotgun sequence:
- the AANAT gene encoding serotonin N-acetyltransferase isoform X2, translating to MLLSDTCSSSTQSGVLIVLLSEPVDGPGVTGPYFPSWCWESLWAAGTTAEAEVPGARMSTQGSHHLKPVTLCLAPQSVVSPSCQRRHTLPATFISVSGVCPLYLDDIRHFLTLCPELSLGWFEEGRLVAFIIGSLWDEERLTQESLTLHRPGGHTAHLHVLAVHRASRQQGKGPVLLWRYLHHLGSQPTVRRAALMCEEALVPFYQRCGFLSVGPCAVAVGPLTFTELQCSLRDQASRRRNSGC from the exons ATGCTGCTCAGTGACACCTGCTCCAGCAGCACACAGTCAGGAGTCCTGATTGTCCTGCTTTCTGAGCCCGTGGATGGTCCTGGGGTGACTGGCCCCTACTTCCCATCCTG GTGTTGGGAGTCCCTCTGGGCTGCAGGAACCACTGCTGAAGCTGAGGTGCCAGGGGCCAGGATGTCCACACAGGGCAGCCACCACTTGAAGCCTGTGACCCTGTGCCTGGCCCCCCAGTCTGTGGTGTCTCCAAGCTGTCAGCGACGCCACACACTTCCTGCCA CCTTCATTTCCGTTTCGGGTGTCTGTCCCCTGTACCTGGATGACATCCGCCACTTCCTAACTCTGTGTCCAGAGCTGTCCCTGGGCTGGTTTGAGGAGGGCCGGCTGGTGGCTTTCATCATTggctcattgtgggatgaagagaGACTCACTCAG gagtCACTGACGTTGCACCGGCCCGGAGGCCACACGGCCCACCTGCACGTGCTGGCTGTGCACCGTGCCTCCCGGCAGCAGGGCAAGGGCCCTGTGCTGCTGTGGCGCTACCTGCACCACCTGGGCAGCCAGCCCACCGTGCGCCGTGCTGCGCTCATGTGCGAGGAGGCGCTGGTGCCCTTCTACCAGAGATGCGGCTTCCTCTCCGTGGGCCCGTGTGCTGTGGCTGTGGGCCCACTGACCTTCACAGAGCTCCAGTGCTCCCTGCGGGACCAGGCCTCCCGGCGCAGGAACAGCGGCTGCTGA
- the AANAT gene encoding serotonin N-acetyltransferase isoform X1, translating into MLLSDTCSSSTQSGVLIVLLSEPVDGPGVTGPYFPSWCWESLWAAGTTAEAEVPGARMSTQGSHHLKPVTLCLAPQSVVSPSCQRRHTLPASEFRCLTPEDAVGVFEIEREAFISVSGVCPLYLDDIRHFLTLCPELSLGWFEEGRLVAFIIGSLWDEERLTQESLTLHRPGGHTAHLHVLAVHRASRQQGKGPVLLWRYLHHLGSQPTVRRAALMCEEALVPFYQRCGFLSVGPCAVAVGPLTFTELQCSLRDQASRRRNSGC; encoded by the exons ATGCTGCTCAGTGACACCTGCTCCAGCAGCACACAGTCAGGAGTCCTGATTGTCCTGCTTTCTGAGCCCGTGGATGGTCCTGGGGTGACTGGCCCCTACTTCCCATCCTG GTGTTGGGAGTCCCTCTGGGCTGCAGGAACCACTGCTGAAGCTGAGGTGCCAGGGGCCAGGATGTCCACACAGGGCAGCCACCACTTGAAGCCTGTGACCCTGTGCCTGGCCCCCCAGTCTGTGGTGTCTCCAAGCTGTCAGCGACGCCACACACTTCCTGCCAGTGAGTTTCGCTGCCTCACACCAGAGGATGCTGTGGGCGTGTTTGAGATTGAACGGGAAG CCTTCATTTCCGTTTCGGGTGTCTGTCCCCTGTACCTGGATGACATCCGCCACTTCCTAACTCTGTGTCCAGAGCTGTCCCTGGGCTGGTTTGAGGAGGGCCGGCTGGTGGCTTTCATCATTggctcattgtgggatgaagagaGACTCACTCAG gagtCACTGACGTTGCACCGGCCCGGAGGCCACACGGCCCACCTGCACGTGCTGGCTGTGCACCGTGCCTCCCGGCAGCAGGGCAAGGGCCCTGTGCTGCTGTGGCGCTACCTGCACCACCTGGGCAGCCAGCCCACCGTGCGCCGTGCTGCGCTCATGTGCGAGGAGGCGCTGGTGCCCTTCTACCAGAGATGCGGCTTCCTCTCCGTGGGCCCGTGTGCTGTGGCTGTGGGCCCACTGACCTTCACAGAGCTCCAGTGCTCCCTGCGGGACCAGGCCTCCCGGCGCAGGAACAGCGGCTGCTGA
- the AANAT gene encoding serotonin N-acetyltransferase isoform X3 produces MTLSNRCWESLWAAGTTAEAEVPGARMSTQGSHHLKPVTLCLAPQSVVSPSCQRRHTLPASEFRCLTPEDAVGVFEIEREAFISVSGVCPLYLDDIRHFLTLCPELSLGWFEEGRLVAFIIGSLWDEERLTQESLTLHRPGGHTAHLHVLAVHRASRQQGKGPVLLWRYLHHLGSQPTVRRAALMCEEALVPFYQRCGFLSVGPCAVAVGPLTFTELQCSLRDQASRRRNSGC; encoded by the exons ATGACCCTCTCCAACAGGTGTTGGGAGTCCCTCTGGGCTGCAGGAACCACTGCTGAAGCTGAGGTGCCAGGGGCCAGGATGTCCACACAGGGCAGCCACCACTTGAAGCCTGTGACCCTGTGCCTGGCCCCCCAGTCTGTGGTGTCTCCAAGCTGTCAGCGACGCCACACACTTCCTGCCAGTGAGTTTCGCTGCCTCACACCAGAGGATGCTGTGGGCGTGTTTGAGATTGAACGGGAAG CCTTCATTTCCGTTTCGGGTGTCTGTCCCCTGTACCTGGATGACATCCGCCACTTCCTAACTCTGTGTCCAGAGCTGTCCCTGGGCTGGTTTGAGGAGGGCCGGCTGGTGGCTTTCATCATTggctcattgtgggatgaagagaGACTCACTCAG gagtCACTGACGTTGCACCGGCCCGGAGGCCACACGGCCCACCTGCACGTGCTGGCTGTGCACCGTGCCTCCCGGCAGCAGGGCAAGGGCCCTGTGCTGCTGTGGCGCTACCTGCACCACCTGGGCAGCCAGCCCACCGTGCGCCGTGCTGCGCTCATGTGCGAGGAGGCGCTGGTGCCCTTCTACCAGAGATGCGGCTTCCTCTCCGTGGGCCCGTGTGCTGTGGCTGTGGGCCCACTGACCTTCACAGAGCTCCAGTGCTCCCTGCGGGACCAGGCCTCCCGGCGCAGGAACAGCGGCTGCTGA